A genomic window from Micromonospora violae includes:
- a CDS encoding amino acid ABC transporter ATP-binding protein has translation METTTSVSLDVRDVHLAFGPNRVLRGVDLAVPRGATACVIGPSGSGKSTLLRTINRLIEPDRGDVLLDGRSVLGDDPDALRQRVGMVFQQFNLFPHMSVLRNVTLALRRLRKLGADEADAVARAQLDLVGLAGKANSRPAQLSGGQQQRVAIARALALRPEVMLFDEATSALDPELVKGVLGVMADLSAAGMTMVVVTHEMGFARQVADTVAFMDRGVVLEAGPPEAIFERAEHPRLRRFLDQVL, from the coding sequence ATCGAAACGACCACCTCGGTGAGCCTCGACGTCCGCGACGTACACCTCGCCTTCGGACCCAACCGGGTGCTGCGCGGCGTCGACCTCGCGGTGCCGCGCGGCGCGACGGCCTGCGTCATCGGCCCGTCCGGGTCGGGCAAGTCCACCCTGCTGCGCACCATCAACCGGCTGATCGAACCGGACCGGGGCGACGTGCTGCTGGACGGGCGCAGCGTGCTGGGCGACGACCCGGACGCGCTGCGGCAGCGGGTGGGCATGGTGTTCCAGCAGTTCAACCTCTTCCCGCACATGAGCGTCCTGCGCAACGTGACGCTGGCGCTGCGCCGGTTGCGCAAGCTCGGTGCCGACGAGGCGGACGCGGTCGCCCGCGCCCAGTTGGACCTGGTGGGGCTGGCCGGCAAGGCGAACTCCCGACCGGCGCAGCTCTCCGGTGGTCAGCAGCAGCGGGTGGCGATCGCCCGCGCGCTGGCGCTGCGGCCCGAGGTGATGCTCTTCGACGAGGCGACCTCGGCGCTCGACCCGGAGCTGGTCAAGGGCGTCCTCGGGGTGATGGCCGACCTGTCCGCCGCCGGGATGACCATGGTGGTGGTGACCCACGAGATGGGCTTCGCCCGGCAGGTCGCCGACACCGTCGCCTTCATGGACCGGGGCGTGGTGCTGGAAGCCGGGCCGCCCGAGGCGATCTTCGAACGGGCCGAGCATCCGCGGCTGCGCCGGTTCCTCGACCAGGTGCTCTGA
- a CDS encoding amino acid ABC transporter permease, protein MDPLSTLWETFFDADAMREALPEMLTVGLPNTLILAVSAALLGSVLGLLLAVAGISRSRWLRWPARVYTDVFRGLPAAATILLIGVGLAPLGMQVWGPDPYPLGILALSLIAAAYIGEIFRSGIQSVEAAQLEGARALGFSWADAMRLVIIPQGIRRVLPAWVNQLIALIKDSSLVYFLGLVASQRELFRIGQDYAATTGNESALLLAGLCYLALTVPLTHIVNWIDRRLRHGRPATAPDDEADELLLPAATQGDRR, encoded by the coding sequence ATGGATCCGTTGAGCACCCTGTGGGAGACCTTCTTCGACGCCGACGCGATGCGCGAGGCGCTGCCCGAGATGCTGACCGTCGGGCTGCCCAACACGCTGATCCTGGCGGTCTCCGCCGCCCTGCTCGGCTCGGTGCTGGGCCTGCTGCTGGCCGTCGCCGGCATCTCCCGCAGCCGCTGGTTGCGCTGGCCGGCGCGGGTCTACACCGACGTGTTCCGGGGGCTGCCGGCCGCGGCGACGATCCTGCTGATCGGCGTCGGGCTGGCGCCGCTGGGCATGCAGGTGTGGGGGCCGGACCCCTACCCGTTGGGCATCCTGGCGCTGTCGCTCATCGCCGCCGCGTACATCGGGGAGATCTTCCGCTCGGGCATCCAGTCGGTGGAGGCCGCCCAGTTGGAGGGCGCGCGGGCGCTCGGCTTCTCCTGGGCGGACGCGATGCGGCTGGTGATCATCCCGCAGGGCATCCGGCGGGTGCTGCCGGCCTGGGTGAACCAGCTCATCGCGTTGATCAAGGACTCCAGCCTGGTCTACTTCCTCGGCCTGGTGGCCAGCCAGCGGGAGCTGTTCCGGATCGGGCAGGACTACGCGGCCACCACCGGCAACGAGTCGGCGCTGCTGCTGGCGGGGCTCTGCTATCTGGCGTTGACAGTCCCGCTGACGCACATCGTGAACTGGATCGACCGGCGGCTGCGCCACGGACGACCGGCCACCGCGCCGGACGACGAGGCCGACGAGCTGCTGCTGCCCGCCGCCACCCAGGGAGACCGGCGATGA
- a CDS encoding ABC transporter substrate-binding protein has product MRFLPALTRAAALGTATILAAVTLTACGDDSSSDATANPYGLAQPGVLRAGTLTDAPPNVYLKDGKFTGFDNDLLTAVAGKLGLRVEFVGTDFSALLSQVNNRKFDVGSSSITITEARKKTVDFGNGYDFGYFGLDVPAGSPITSFDQLTGKRVVVVQGTVQDDYATGKQLNPVRVPDYNGAINQLKAGTADAWIAPAEIGEKSATDSNGKITVAAKQLSPAPTAYAVAKGSDKLREALNRALDEVIADGTWTRLQQQYYPGRPIPADFTPGSGTVKVSAASTTPTGPTTPSASASAAS; this is encoded by the coding sequence GTGCGATTCCTTCCTGCCCTGACCCGCGCCGCCGCCCTGGGCACGGCCACGATCCTGGCCGCCGTCACCCTCACCGCCTGCGGCGACGACAGTTCGTCCGACGCCACCGCCAACCCGTACGGTCTGGCCCAGCCGGGCGTGCTGCGCGCCGGCACGCTGACCGACGCCCCGCCGAACGTGTACCTCAAGGACGGAAAGTTCACCGGCTTCGACAACGACCTGCTGACCGCCGTGGCCGGCAAGCTCGGGCTCCGGGTCGAGTTCGTCGGCACCGACTTCTCCGCGCTGCTCAGCCAGGTCAACAACCGCAAGTTCGACGTCGGCAGCTCCTCGATCACCATCACCGAGGCCCGCAAGAAGACCGTCGACTTCGGCAACGGCTACGACTTCGGCTACTTCGGCCTGGACGTCCCCGCCGGCTCACCGATCACCAGCTTCGACCAGCTCACCGGCAAGCGGGTCGTGGTGGTGCAGGGCACGGTCCAGGACGACTACGCCACCGGCAAGCAGCTCAACCCGGTGCGGGTACCCGACTACAACGGCGCGATCAACCAGCTCAAGGCGGGCACCGCCGACGCCTGGATCGCCCCGGCGGAGATCGGCGAGAAGTCGGCCACCGACAGCAACGGCAAGATCACCGTGGCGGCCAAGCAGCTCAGCCCGGCACCGACCGCGTACGCCGTGGCCAAGGGCAGCGACAAGCTGCGCGAGGCGCTGAACCGGGCCCTCGACGAGGTCATCGCCGACGGCACCTGGACCCGGTTGCAGCAGCAGTACTACCCGGGCCGGCCGATCCCGGCGGACTTCACGCCGGGCAGCGGCACGGTGAAGGTTTCGGCCGCGTCGACCACGCCTACCGGGCCGACCACGCCGTCGGCGTCCGCGTCGGCCGCGTCCTGA
- a CDS encoding amino acid transporter: protein MTGDAPVKVRGTGRLRGWLLDAGSDQALRHPGPHGRPPEHRHHPWWKVMCLTGVDYFSTLGYQPGIAALAAGALSPVATLVLVLVTLLGALPVYRRVAVESPHGEGSIAMLVRLLSYWPGKLLVLVLLGFAATDFIITITLSAADATAHIDENPFWPSGLKGHEVLLTLLLVALLGAVFLKGFSEAVGIAVVLVAVYLSLNAVVVADALWRVVTHPSAVGDWTTMLTTRHGDPWLVVGLSLLVFPKLALGLSGFETGVAVMPTVRGDPTDSEARPLGRIRGARRLLTTAAVIMSVFLITSSVTTTVLIPPEAFQPGGSANGRALAYLAHAHLGEVFGTAYDLSTIGILWFAGASAMAGLLNLVPRYLPRYGMAPAWARAVRPLVLVFTAVAFLITVVFEASVDAQGGAYATGVLVLITSAATAVTLAALRQRQRGRTIAFGVIAVIFVYTTVANVVERPSGVKIAGCFIGGIILVSVLSRLMRAYELRVDHVELDPAATRMIDERAGRRIRLIAHEPDGRDEAEYRAKLAQTMADNDFPDDSDVIFVEVEVTDPSDFETELLVRGSVADGRFPVLSLASSSVPTALAALLLEIRDRSRRRPHIYFEWSEGGPARNVLRYLAFGDGAIASVTREILRRQEPDPHRRPHVHAG, encoded by the coding sequence ATGACGGGGGACGCGCCGGTGAAGGTCAGAGGCACCGGCCGGCTACGGGGGTGGCTGCTCGACGCCGGCTCGGACCAGGCCCTGCGGCACCCGGGGCCGCACGGACGCCCACCGGAGCACCGGCACCACCCGTGGTGGAAGGTGATGTGCCTGACCGGCGTCGACTACTTCTCCACCCTGGGTTACCAGCCCGGCATCGCCGCGCTGGCCGCCGGCGCGCTCTCGCCGGTGGCGACGCTGGTGCTGGTGTTGGTGACCCTGCTGGGCGCGCTGCCGGTCTACCGACGGGTCGCGGTGGAGAGCCCGCACGGTGAGGGCTCCATCGCGATGCTGGTACGCCTGCTGAGCTACTGGCCGGGCAAGTTGCTGGTGCTGGTGCTGCTCGGTTTCGCGGCCACCGACTTCATCATCACCATCACCCTCTCGGCCGCCGACGCGACGGCGCACATCGACGAGAACCCGTTCTGGCCGAGCGGGCTCAAGGGTCACGAGGTGCTGCTCACGCTGTTGCTCGTGGCGCTGCTGGGCGCGGTGTTCCTCAAGGGATTCAGCGAGGCCGTCGGGATCGCCGTGGTCCTGGTCGCGGTCTATCTGAGCCTGAACGCGGTGGTGGTGGCCGACGCGTTGTGGCGGGTGGTGACGCATCCGAGCGCGGTCGGCGACTGGACCACCATGCTGACCACCCGGCATGGTGATCCGTGGCTGGTGGTCGGGTTGTCGCTGCTGGTCTTTCCCAAGCTGGCGTTGGGTCTGTCCGGCTTCGAGACCGGGGTGGCGGTCATGCCCACCGTACGGGGCGACCCGACGGATTCGGAGGCACGACCGCTGGGCCGGATCCGTGGCGCACGCCGGCTCCTCACCACCGCAGCGGTGATCATGAGCGTCTTTCTGATCACCAGCAGCGTGACGACCACCGTGCTCATCCCGCCGGAGGCCTTTCAGCCGGGCGGGTCGGCGAACGGGCGGGCACTGGCCTACCTGGCGCACGCCCACCTCGGCGAGGTGTTCGGCACCGCCTACGACCTCTCCACCATCGGAATCCTCTGGTTCGCCGGGGCGTCGGCGATGGCGGGCCTGCTCAACCTCGTGCCGCGCTACCTGCCCCGTTACGGCATGGCGCCAGCCTGGGCGCGAGCCGTCCGGCCGCTGGTGCTGGTCTTCACCGCCGTGGCCTTCCTGATCACTGTCGTCTTCGAGGCCAGCGTGGACGCGCAGGGCGGTGCGTACGCCACCGGGGTCCTGGTGTTGATCACCTCGGCTGCGACGGCGGTGACGCTCGCGGCGCTGCGGCAGCGGCAGCGCGGTCGCACCATCGCGTTCGGAGTCATCGCGGTGATCTTCGTGTACACCACTGTGGCGAACGTGGTGGAGCGCCCCAGTGGCGTCAAGATCGCGGGGTGTTTCATCGGCGGGATCATCCTGGTGTCGGTGCTGTCCCGGCTGATGCGGGCCTACGAACTGCGCGTCGACCACGTCGAGCTGGACCCGGCCGCGACCCGGATGATCGACGAACGCGCCGGACGACGGATCCGTCTCATCGCCCACGAACCCGATGGGCGCGACGAGGCGGAGTACCGCGCCAAGCTGGCGCAGACGATGGCGGACAACGACTTCCCCGACGACAGCGACGTCATCTTCGTCGAGGTCGAGGTCACCGACCCGTCCGACTTCGAGACCGAGCTGCTGGTCCGTGGCAGCGTGGCCGACGGCCGCTTCCCGGTGCTCAGCCTGGCCAGCTCCTCGGTGCCCACCGCGCTCGCCGCCCTGCTCCTGGAGATCCGCGACCGCAGCCGACGACGCCCCCACATCTACTTCGAGTGGTCCGAGGGCGGCCCGGCTCGCAACGTGCTGCGCTACCTGGCGTTCGGAGACGGCGCCATCGCCTCGGTGACCCGGGAGATCCTGCGCCGCCAGGAGCCCGACCCGCACCGTCGACCGCACGTGCACGCCGGCTGA
- the corA gene encoding magnesium/cobalt transporter CorA, with the protein MVGGRRFRPGGGFGRQLDEYETRVGVAAAPESPAALQGGLVDSAVYRQGHRFASPSGLAETYRCLQEQDGAMAWIGLYRPDIGQITSLAREFRLHDLAVEDAINAHQRPKLERYGHTLFVVLRAARYDDLREEVEFSELHLFIGPGFVITVRHGEAPDLAAVRRRMETEAQMLARGPEAVLYAILDQVVDGYAPVVAGLENDIDEIETQVFGGDPNASRRIYGLSREVIQFQRAARPLLSVLDALADGSTSADEELRRYLRDVTDHLTQVVERVDGFRHLLQNILTVNATLVSQQQNEEMRSLTAASYSQNEELKKVSSWAAILFAPTLIGTVYGMNFVHMPELHWRFGYLFALLLMLLVCGTLYVIFKRRGWL; encoded by the coding sequence ATGGTCGGTGGCCGGCGCTTCCGCCCGGGTGGTGGCTTCGGCCGCCAACTCGACGAGTACGAGACGAGGGTCGGGGTGGCGGCGGCCCCGGAGTCGCCCGCCGCGCTCCAGGGCGGTCTGGTGGACAGCGCGGTCTACCGGCAGGGGCACCGGTTCGCTTCGCCGTCCGGTCTCGCCGAGACGTACCGCTGCCTTCAGGAGCAGGACGGCGCGATGGCCTGGATCGGGTTGTACCGGCCCGACATCGGCCAGATCACCTCGCTGGCCCGCGAGTTTCGGCTGCACGACCTGGCGGTCGAGGACGCGATCAACGCCCACCAGCGGCCCAAGCTGGAACGCTACGGGCACACCCTGTTCGTGGTGCTGCGCGCCGCCCGCTACGACGACCTCCGGGAGGAGGTCGAGTTCTCCGAGCTGCACCTGTTCATCGGGCCGGGCTTCGTGATCACCGTCCGACATGGTGAGGCGCCGGATCTGGCCGCGGTGCGCCGGCGGATGGAGACCGAGGCGCAGATGCTCGCCCGGGGCCCGGAGGCGGTCCTGTACGCGATCCTCGACCAGGTCGTCGACGGGTACGCACCGGTGGTGGCCGGACTGGAGAACGACATTGACGAGATCGAGACCCAGGTGTTCGGGGGCGACCCGAACGCCAGCCGTCGCATCTACGGCCTCAGCCGCGAGGTCATCCAGTTCCAGCGGGCCGCCCGTCCGCTGCTCAGCGTGCTCGACGCGCTGGCCGACGGCAGCACCAGCGCCGACGAGGAGCTGCGCCGCTACCTGCGCGACGTGACCGACCACCTGACCCAGGTGGTGGAGCGGGTGGACGGTTTCCGGCACCTGTTGCAGAACATCCTCACCGTCAACGCCACCCTGGTGTCGCAGCAGCAGAACGAGGAGATGCGCAGTCTCACCGCGGCCAGCTACAGCCAGAACGAGGAGCTGAAGAAGGTGTCCTCCTGGGCGGCGATCCTCTTCGCTCCCACGCTCATCGGCACCGTGTACGGCATGAACTTCGTCCACATGCCGGAGCTGCACTGGCGCTTCGGCTACCTCTTCGCGCTGCTGTTGATGCTGCTGGTCTGCGGCACCCTCTATGTGATCTTCAAGCGGCGCGGCTGGCTCTGA
- a CDS encoding 2'-5' RNA ligase family protein: MVAALELYLDPDATRRIRVLWDALEAEGVQSMRSLLEQRHRPHVSLAVAPRFDPEQVAEALQGTTVAAPLRLDFQHAGQFVGRVLWLGPVATTELLAHHRLVHDRLAAAGIPLAEHYQPGRWVPHCTLSMRVPNTLMAAAVRRCLEVLPLAATVVGAALTDHARGIAHPLA, encoded by the coding sequence ATGGTCGCCGCGTTGGAGTTGTACCTGGACCCGGATGCCACCCGCCGGATCCGGGTGCTCTGGGACGCGCTGGAGGCCGAGGGGGTGCAGAGCATGCGCTCGCTGCTGGAGCAGCGTCACCGTCCACACGTCTCGCTCGCGGTGGCCCCCCGTTTCGACCCGGAGCAGGTCGCCGAGGCGCTACAGGGGACGACGGTGGCCGCCCCGCTGCGGCTGGACTTCCAGCACGCCGGCCAGTTCGTCGGTCGGGTGCTCTGGCTCGGCCCGGTGGCCACGACGGAGCTGTTGGCGCACCACCGGCTGGTGCACGACCGGCTCGCCGCCGCCGGCATCCCCCTCGCCGAGCACTACCAGCCGGGGCGCTGGGTGCCGCACTGCACGCTCTCCATGCGGGTGCCGAACACACTGATGGCCGCCGCGGTGCGCCGCTGCCTGGAGGTGTTGCCGCTGGCCGCGACGGTGGTCGGCGCGGCGCTCACCGATCACGCGCGCGGCATCGCCCACCCGCTGGCTTGA
- a CDS encoding mycothiol transferase, translating to MNVSDLLTEAYDRLPDLVRAAVAGLSPEQLRHQPAPDANSIGWLVWHLTRIQDHHVADLLDRDQIWVSGDWAGRFGLTADPDDTGYGHSPAQVAAVRPESPQALIDYYEAVAARTGSFLAGLRPADLDRVVDEAWDPPVTLGVRLVSVVEDDLQHVGQAAYLRGLIEAG from the coding sequence GTGAATGTGAGTGACCTGCTGACCGAGGCGTACGACCGGCTGCCCGACCTGGTCCGTGCAGCCGTCGCCGGACTCAGCCCGGAGCAACTGCGCCATCAGCCCGCGCCGGACGCCAACTCGATCGGTTGGCTGGTCTGGCACCTGACCCGGATCCAGGACCACCACGTAGCCGACCTGCTCGACCGCGACCAGATCTGGGTGAGCGGCGACTGGGCGGGTCGGTTCGGGCTCACCGCCGACCCCGACGACACCGGCTACGGGCACTCGCCCGCACAGGTCGCGGCGGTTCGGCCGGAGAGCCCCCAGGCGCTGATCGACTACTACGAGGCCGTCGCGGCGCGTACCGGATCGTTCCTGGCCGGCCTGCGCCCAGCGGACCTGGACCGCGTGGTCGACGAGGCGTGGGATCCGCCGGTCACCCTCGGCGTCCGGCTGGTCAGCGTCGTCGAGGACGACCTGCAACACGTGGGCCAGGCCGCCTACCTGCGGGGCTTGATCGAGGCCGGCTGA
- a CDS encoding SCP2 sterol-binding domain-containing protein: MGATAEQYLQQLDADRRPDLPETTVGTLRLDVRDDGSTDHWYLTIRDQQVQVARSTEDADLVVGADRSVFDQMANGELHPGAAMLRNELTVQGNMRLLMLLRRIFAGPTGARHPRELGQRAVDAREERS; this comes from the coding sequence ATGGGCGCGACAGCGGAGCAGTACCTGCAACAGCTGGACGCTGACCGGCGTCCCGACCTGCCGGAGACCACCGTGGGGACGCTGCGGCTGGACGTGCGCGACGACGGCAGCACCGATCACTGGTACCTGACCATCCGCGACCAGCAGGTCCAGGTGGCGCGGTCGACCGAGGACGCCGACCTGGTGGTCGGCGCGGACCGGTCGGTGTTCGACCAGATGGCCAACGGTGAGTTGCATCCCGGTGCCGCAATGCTGCGCAACGAACTGACCGTGCAGGGCAACATGCGACTGCTGATGCTGCTGCGGCGGATCTTCGCAGGGCCGACCGGCGCCCGTCATCCGCGAGAGCTGGGCCAGCGCGCGGTGGACGCTCGGGAGGAACGGTCGTGA
- a CDS encoding glycogen debranching N-terminal domain-containing protein: MKQELLHVIAGNVFAIFDAQGDIEADPREPVGLFAYDTRFLSHWVLRINGERINALSRDDMTYFETRFFLVPGAASHYVDADVSIIRHRSIHDCLHEKITVLNHSPQPADFTIRMEMGSDFTDIAEIGHPRERAVEITADSANRQLMLRYQRQRFVRQTTVRSTVDADVDERGMTFRIRIPPEGKWETDLHVALTMGGADGQDIRDSLESHQRAVRTGMRESLTDWMNQAPQLVAEREGLEEMYRGSLADLAALRYRPLSYDTRVPIAGLPWAMWLCGRHSIFTCLETLAFTPQLAPATLRMLAFMQGGQLDDDLDEEPGKILAHLRYGESGAFGDRASALYYGAADTTPLFVVLLDEYERWSGDADLVRELRHPARMALDWIDEYGDLTGDGYVRYQRRNERHGAINQGWKDSPDGIASADGQQPAFPRATCELQGYAYDAKRRGARLAREFWGDPAYADRLEREAAALKDRFNRDFWLPRREYYALALDPYGEPVDALASNMGHLLWSGIVPPDRAEAVAEHLVGPRLFSGWGVRTFATGQRPYNPVGVHLGAVWPADNALIAAGLRRYRFDTQAATVAGSIFDLAQTLGGAVPEAIAGHERSLTKYPVQLPGAARPQAWSSGALLSLLATTLGLRPTGDNLLVNPAVPEGLGRLELLDVPGRWGHADAYARDRTSESRHHARLR, encoded by the coding sequence GTGAAGCAGGAACTGCTGCACGTGATCGCCGGCAACGTGTTCGCGATCTTCGACGCCCAGGGCGACATCGAGGCCGACCCGCGGGAACCGGTCGGGCTCTTCGCGTACGACACCCGCTTCCTGTCGCACTGGGTGCTCCGGATCAACGGCGAACGCATCAACGCGCTCTCCCGCGACGACATGACGTACTTCGAGACCCGGTTCTTCCTGGTCCCCGGCGCGGCCAGCCACTACGTCGACGCCGACGTGTCGATCATCCGCCACCGCTCGATCCACGACTGTCTGCACGAGAAGATCACCGTGCTCAACCACTCGCCGCAGCCCGCCGACTTCACGATACGAATGGAGATGGGCAGCGACTTCACCGACATCGCCGAGATCGGGCACCCGCGCGAGCGGGCCGTCGAGATCACCGCCGACTCGGCGAACCGGCAGCTCATGCTGCGGTATCAACGGCAGCGCTTCGTCCGCCAGACCACCGTGCGGAGCACCGTCGACGCCGACGTGGACGAGCGAGGAATGACGTTCCGGATCCGAATCCCCCCGGAGGGGAAGTGGGAGACCGACCTGCACGTCGCCCTGACCATGGGCGGCGCGGACGGGCAGGACATCCGCGACTCCCTGGAGTCCCACCAGCGGGCCGTGCGGACGGGGATGCGCGAGAGCCTGACGGACTGGATGAACCAGGCGCCGCAACTGGTGGCCGAACGCGAAGGGCTGGAAGAGATGTACCGGGGCAGCCTCGCCGACCTGGCGGCGCTGCGGTACCGGCCGCTGTCGTACGACACCAGAGTGCCGATCGCCGGCCTGCCGTGGGCGATGTGGTTGTGCGGACGGCACAGCATCTTCACCTGTCTGGAGACGCTGGCGTTCACCCCGCAGCTGGCCCCGGCGACGCTGCGGATGCTGGCCTTCATGCAGGGCGGCCAGCTCGACGACGATCTGGACGAGGAGCCGGGCAAGATCCTGGCGCACCTCCGCTACGGCGAGTCCGGCGCGTTCGGCGACCGGGCGAGCGCGCTGTACTACGGCGCGGCGGACACCACCCCGCTCTTCGTCGTCCTGCTCGACGAGTACGAGCGGTGGTCCGGTGACGCGGACCTGGTACGCGAGCTGCGCCACCCGGCCCGGATGGCGCTGGACTGGATCGACGAGTACGGCGACCTGACCGGGGACGGCTACGTGCGGTACCAGCGTCGCAACGAGCGGCACGGCGCGATCAACCAGGGCTGGAAGGACTCCCCGGACGGGATCGCCAGCGCCGACGGCCAGCAACCCGCCTTTCCCCGCGCCACCTGCGAGTTGCAGGGCTACGCGTACGACGCGAAGCGGCGCGGCGCCCGGCTGGCCCGGGAGTTCTGGGGCGACCCCGCGTACGCCGACCGGCTGGAGCGGGAAGCCGCCGCCTTGAAGGACCGTTTCAACCGGGACTTCTGGCTGCCCCGCCGGGAGTACTACGCGTTGGCGCTCGACCCGTACGGTGAGCCGGTCGACGCGCTGGCCTCCAACATGGGGCATCTGCTGTGGAGCGGCATCGTTCCGCCCGACCGCGCGGAGGCGGTCGCCGAGCACCTGGTCGGACCGCGGTTGTTCAGCGGTTGGGGGGTGCGCACCTTCGCCACCGGGCAGCGCCCGTACAACCCGGTCGGCGTCCACCTGGGTGCGGTGTGGCCGGCGGACAACGCCCTGATCGCCGCCGGGCTGCGCCGTTACCGCTTCGACACGCAGGCCGCCACGGTCGCGGGCAGCATCTTCGACCTGGCGCAGACTCTCGGTGGGGCGGTCCCGGAGGCGATCGCCGGCCACGAGCGCAGCCTGACGAAGTATCCGGTCCAGTTGCCGGGGGCCGCCCGCCCGCAGGCGTGGTCGTCCGGGGCGCTGCTGTCGCTGTTGGCCACCACCCTCGGGTTGCGACCCACCGGCGACAACCTGCTGGTGAACCCCGCGGTGCCCGAGGGGCTGGGTCGGCTGGAGCTGCTGGACGTCCCGGGCCGCTGGGGCCACGCCGACGCCTACGCCAGGGACCGGACCAGCGAGAGCCGGCACCACGCCCGGCTGCGCTGA
- a CDS encoding DinB family protein: MTSTRQLTGERTDLLQALRRHRGFLLQTVDGLTDEQAATRPTVSGLCLGGLIKHVTGVEHRWMLFAVGGAEAMSREEVDWVGQFQMAPGETLAGLVEGFQQVADQTDELVATLDLDAAHPLPEAPWFEPGASWTVRRVLLHLIAETSQHAGHADILRESIDGARTMG; encoded by the coding sequence ATGACCAGCACGCGGCAGCTCACCGGTGAGCGCACGGACCTCCTGCAAGCGCTCCGCCGGCACCGCGGTTTCCTCTTGCAGACCGTCGACGGGCTCACCGACGAGCAGGCGGCCACCCGTCCCACCGTCAGCGGCCTCTGCCTCGGCGGCCTGATCAAGCACGTGACCGGCGTCGAGCACCGCTGGATGCTCTTCGCCGTCGGCGGCGCCGAGGCGATGAGCCGCGAGGAGGTCGACTGGGTCGGTCAGTTCCAGATGGCGCCGGGCGAGACCCTCGCCGGGCTGGTCGAGGGGTTCCAGCAGGTGGCCGACCAGACCGACGAGTTGGTCGCCACCCTTGACCTGGACGCGGCCCACCCGCTGCCGGAGGCACCCTGGTTCGAGCCGGGAGCGAGTTGGACGGTCCGCCGGGTGCTGCTGCACCTGATCGCCGAGACGTCCCAGCACGCCGGGCACGCCGACATCCTGCGCGAGTCGATCGACGGTGCCAGGACGATGGGCTGA
- a CDS encoding DUF72 domain-containing protein: protein MGVIKVGTSSWADQSLLRSGWYPRSASTPARRLGFYASRFPLVEVDTSYYAIPVPETTQGWVAATPDDFTFDVKAFSLFTGHPTPVAVLPRDLRPAVGPSRIRRRDLPERTYDELWARFRAALDPIAAAGKLGVVMMQFPPWLVRSPAAERRIVELAQRCRPWRVGVELRHGSWFDAAAAADTLDLLRAHDLSVVCVDMPQGHPSSVPPMLTMTAEPAIVRFHGHSDAWGDGDKEDRFRYAYADDELRHWAGLLAAFAGHPDEVHVLFNNCCAGQAQRDATRLAQLLTETMLADHAVPTTS, encoded by the coding sequence ATGGGTGTCATTAAGGTGGGCACGTCGTCCTGGGCGGACCAGTCCCTGTTGCGCTCCGGGTGGTACCCCCGCTCGGCCAGCACGCCGGCGCGTCGGCTGGGCTTCTATGCCAGCCGGTTCCCGTTGGTCGAGGTGGACACGTCCTACTACGCCATCCCGGTGCCGGAGACGACCCAGGGCTGGGTGGCCGCCACCCCGGACGACTTCACCTTCGACGTCAAGGCGTTCAGCCTCTTCACCGGTCATCCGACGCCGGTGGCCGTGCTACCCCGGGACCTGCGTCCGGCCGTCGGCCCGAGCCGGATCCGCCGCCGCGACCTGCCCGAGCGGACGTACGACGAGCTGTGGGCCCGGTTCCGCGCGGCCCTCGACCCGATCGCGGCGGCCGGCAAGCTCGGTGTGGTGATGATGCAGTTCCCCCCATGGCTGGTGCGCAGCCCCGCGGCCGAACGCCGGATCGTCGAGCTGGCGCAGCGCTGCCGCCCGTGGCGGGTGGGGGTGGAGCTGCGGCACGGCTCCTGGTTCGACGCCGCCGCCGCGGCGGACACACTGGACCTGCTCCGCGCCCATGACCTGTCGGTGGTCTGCGTCGACATGCCGCAGGGACACCCGTCGTCGGTGCCACCGATGCTGACCATGACGGCCGAGCCGGCGATCGTCCGGTTCCATGGACACAGCGACGCCTGGGGCGACGGCGACAAGGAGGACAGGTTCCGCTACGCGTACGCCGACGACGAGCTGCGGCACTGGGCCGGGCTGCTGGCCGCGTTCGCCGGTCACCCCGATGAGGTGCACGTGCTGTTCAACAACTGCTGCGCCGGGCAGGCGCAACGCGACGCCACCCGGCTGGCGCAGCTGCTCACCGAGACGATGCTCGCCGATCACGCCGTCCCGACGACGAGCTGA